In one Culex quinquefasciatus strain JHB chromosome 2, VPISU_Cqui_1.0_pri_paternal, whole genome shotgun sequence genomic region, the following are encoded:
- the LOC119766111 gene encoding homeobox protein abdominal-A-like, translating into MNALGGTRGERNAKPKFAALDINKLYSTSRGESLEPSTQKSAAPRKHGMQSLGKVPSARRPPANLPSLKAEISSPSDPQGTWANESGDNQNNNQQQSNNSSNNNSSITAAVTPGGGGSTNNNSNSIASSSHHHHQHHQQQQQQQHQSQHLHHHHQQQHHPHSNASSSSQWSSVTYALVKLIAATDENVARYKQTMKQQRTVFKLKKRQLDDCDRPEMEQLF; encoded by the exons ATGAATGCATTGGGGGGAACTAGGGGGGAGCGAAATGCAAAGCCCAAATTCGCAGCGTTAGACATCAACAAGCTCTACAGCACCAGTCGG GGAGAATCTCTTGAACCATCCACTCAGAAAAGCGCCGCTCCTCGTAAACATGGAATGCAAAGTTTGGGAAAGGTTCCCTCGGCTCGTCGCCCGCCCGCAAACCTGCCGTCTCTGAAGGCCGAAATTTCGTCACCGTCGGATCCGCAGGGCACCTGGGCAAACGAGTCAGGAGACAACCAGAACAACAACCAACAGCaaagcaacaacagcagcaacaacaactctAGTATTACCGCAGCGGTGACGCCAGGTGGCGGCGGCAGcacaaacaacaacagcaactctATAGCTTCTTCttcacaccaccaccaccaacaccaccagcagcagcagcagcagcagcatcagagCCAGCAtcttcatcatcatcaccagcagcagcatcatccCCACTCGAACGCTTCTTCCTCATCACAATGGAGTTCGGTAA CTTATGCGTTGGTGAAGCTGATAGCCGCAACTGATGAGAACGTGGCGCGATACAAACAAACCATGAAACAGCAGAGAACAgtcttcaagctcaagaagcgccagctggACGACTGCGATCGCCccgaaatggagcagctgttctGA